Proteins co-encoded in one Malus sylvestris chromosome 9, drMalSylv7.2, whole genome shotgun sequence genomic window:
- the LOC126634233 gene encoding peroxidase 55-like, producing MEITRREREREREREREREREREKKMKLWRRGLLLVLVMMFSQGKESEGQLVENFYSARCPNVESIVNQAVSRKRDQTIITLAATLRLFLHDCFVEGCDASIIIASPNGDAEKNFADNLSLAGDGFDTVIKAKQAVEAQCPGVVSCADILAVAARDCVVLAGGPSFPVELGRRDGLISKASRVAGNLPEPTFNLNQLTTMFAKHNLSLTDVIALSGAHTLGFSHCNRFSDRLYNFSPSSTVDPSLNPDYAKQLMATCPIAVDPNIVMTLDPDTPFTFDNAYYRNLVAGKGLLSSDQVLFSDSASRSTVLNFANNADNFNGAFVTAMRKLGRVGVKTGNQGEIRRDCTTFNS from the exons ATGGAGATTAcacgcagagagagagagagagagagagagagagagagagagagagagagagagagagagaagaaaatgaagttATGGAGGAGAGGCTTGCTTTTGGTGTTGGTTATGATGTTTTCGCAGGGGAAGGAATCAGAGGGACAGTTAGTAGAAAACTTCTACAGCGCTAGATGTCCAAATGTTGAATCCATAGTGAACCAGGCAGTCTCTCGGAAAAGAGATCAAACGATTATCACACTCGCAGCGACTCTGCGATTATTTCTCCATGACTGCTTTGTTGAG GGATGCGATGCGTCGATCATTATTGCTTCGCCAAACGGGGACGCAGAGAAGAATTTTGCCGATAATCTTTCATTAGCAGGAGACGGGTTTGACACCGTGATCAAGGCAAAGCAAGCAGTGGAAGCACAATGCCCTGGCGTCGTGTCTTGCGCTGACATTCTGGCTGTCGCCGCCCGTGACTGTGTAGTCCTT GCAGGAGGCCCTTCATTCCCCGTGGAATTGGGACGCCGCGATGGACTCATCTCGAAAGCTTCTCGTGTGGCTGGGAACTTGCCAGAACCGACCTTTAATCTCAACCAACTAACCACCATGTTTGCCAAACACAATCTTTCCCTAACCGATGTCATTGCGTTGTCCGGAGCACATACTCTTGGCTTTTCACACTGCAATCGCTTCTCAGACCGCCTCTACAACTTCTCGCCATCCTCTACTGTCGACCCTTCCCTGAATCCTGACTACGCCAAGCAGTTGATGGCAACCTGCCCCATAGCGGTAGACCCCAACATTGTCATGACCTTGGACCCTGACACTCCCTTCACATTTGACAACGCTTATTACAGAAACTTGGTTGCCGGGAAAGGGTTGTTGAGTTCAGACCAGGTTCTATTCTCTGACTCTGCATCTCGGTCTACTGTCCTCAATTTCGCTAACAACGCAGATAACTTCAACGGAGCGTTTGTCACCGCCATGAGGAAGCTCGGAAGGGTCGGCGTCAAGACTGGTAATCAAGGGGAGATCAGGAGAGACTGCACCACCTTCAATTCATGA